The stretch of DNA tttgtttgccttttaaattctttataagagatattttaatTAAACGCAAACAAATAAGAAAAGGGAATATCTACATTCAAATggtgtaaaataaagaaaaaatatTAATAGTCGATAAAACTCTTTTATATAACTCATTCAAATGCAAACAAACATAATAACTTTGGCGAGGAGATCTTATTTAATTTGAGGCCCAATATACTATTAATGTGAGCAAAATAAACCTAACTATCCGCCTCAAGCTACATAAATTTGGAGTATTTCATCTTTATGTTTTTCCCAGTTCATCCATATTCTTTAAATATATATTGCATGTATCCTTTGAAGGATAATTAATGgtaaaattgattttttttgctTATaaggttaatttttttttcttcaattttatttttgaattattaAAAGTATTGTGTAAATCTGATGTTTATCATTTCCaactttttattatatttttttattacaTTTAATCAAAATATTCTAATTTTATTGTGGATTTTTCTGTTTAACTTAGTTAATACTACTTGTGTATTTTCATCAATCTGCTTTTAATTTAGTTAAATTATGTCTTTAATTTTTATATCTTTTAATTTCGTGAATTTATATATCTGTCATTTTTTttaccctttttaattcatctgaTAGAATTTTTTAAAATAATACATGTGTATTATTCTGAAAATTCcatgttttatatttttttatctTTTTCACCATAAGTCTTTTTAAATTTGATAGCTAAAGAATTGGGGGGATAATAGATTTTTGATAATTTGATAATAGTATAGCTAATTTTAAGAATACTCCTTATCAGACTTATAGAATAAGAATGGTTGAGAGAGTAATTAATTGTGGAGAGAGAATAATTAATTGGGTTAAATTTTGTGGGGGccacttttgtttttcatttgctAAATTTCAGGAACCAATAGAAATCCAAGAAAAAACTcatcttttatactatgtagatggaaaataagttcaaaaacagacgTAATAAGTCACCTGAATtggagttttgaagcaatttttgataaacgtgcatattaagggagtaattttaaaaacaATTATATAAGAGTGTAATTTTAGAAAACaggattttaaaagggagtaatttttaatttactcttTTTATAAATAGAGTCATACCTGACCTGTATTTATAAGGGTCTAAAATAAGAAGATCCATACTCAACCCACTAGGATAAGATCCAAAAAACTTGGGTAGAGTTTCGAACCCACTGTTATCCCTACCAGGCTACCATGATCCATTGATCCATGCACATAAGCACATAACAACATTTATATTGTCACAgacaatgttgtcaggatcgggattctactttgaatcgTTTGGGTTCCGTGAGATCGGATCGTGGGATCGTATCATAGGATCGTATGATTCTACGATTCTTGCTAATTTAGTCATGATTGATGGAAGAGATCTCACAATATGTAAATTAACTATAAAATAACATAAATGAAGtattaattatataattataaaagcCACTATCGTGTTTTTGAACAAAAGATTGATAATTCAACCGCTAATGACACCATTGCTAATTTACGGCAACTAAGGACCAAAATGTTGAAAAAATAGTGAAAGGGACAATTATAGTCTCGGACAACATACTAATATCAATACTATTGTTGAAAAAATAGTGACAGGGACGATTGGAGTCTTGGACAACATACTAATTCAACACTAGTCATCAAAGCTTATTTAGGGTTCATGGGTGATGAGTAATGATAGTAGATTGTTGAATGTTAAATTGGGAGTTAAGGTTCGTGGGTATTtgacaaaagaaataaaattagGAAGTTGAGTTTACGAGTTTAGGTGGTGCTTATTTTTACGTCTTTTTTACTTCATTTTTCTTATTCTTGTTAGTCAAACGGGTTAACATAACTAAGTGGCCACATAAGtcaatgaaagaaagggaattaaGAGTGTAATAGGCCTCAAAAAGTTGTAAGAACATGTGGCCCATTGGCTCATTACATGAAAAAGCATTTATTATAGACAAAACATAGAATCGTACGATTTTACAACAATTCTACGATTCTGACCGATTCTACCCCATAACGATCCTATGAGCGATTTGGATCGTTTATCGATTTTTGAATCGTAGAAtcgtacgattctacgatccggaTCACAATTTTAACAACATTGGTCACAGGAACTAGAGTAGAGTACAAGGCAATAATATAAACACACACATAAATCTTACGCCTTATACTTAAGGGCATATATTTAAAAGAGTTAATTAGATTTCACTTCTTTTAAAATCCatatttttaaaattactccattttaaaatttattgctaaaattactcctttaagttgcattttttttttctaaaattgcttcaaaactcaaatttaagtgACGTATTTCCTCTATTTTTGAACTCTCACTCCATTTATCTACATAGTTCTACTATACATAAATTGGCTAAGTCGCAAACAGAACAAGTTCAAAAACAGACgaaataagtcacttaaattagAATTTTGAAGCAATTTCAGAAAAAAAAATGCAATTTGAGGGAGTAATTTttacaaaaaatttcaaaattaaataattataacaatgtgaatttcaGAAGGgtgtaaaatctaattaacttTATTTAAAATTATTTGTTGGTATTGAAGCTTGGAAATTGTAATTCCGAACCATCCAATTTTTGTTCCATAATTCGACTCAATCTTTCAACCATCTCCACACTTAAAAGATTCATCCAATCACCCACTTCACCTTTCCTAAACAACCCTTGATTCTCAAAGTATAATATAGACTTCCCTTTCTTGTTAACCTCCAAATCCTTCATTTGATCGAAGCTACAAAGCTTCGAAATGGCGTCGACAACGCCATTTTCTTCTTCAGCAGCAGTAAAAGGGTACCCTAAAAAGTCAGCCAACTTCCTCAATTGAAAGGAAACATCACTCTTTAAGTCCTCATACTTTAAGAACATAACTTTTTCAGGTGCCCTTATGCTTTCTTCCCAATATTGAAGCATATGGTCCCAATATGGACCGTACCCTACATGCCCTTTACAATACATATCAAATGCCTCTTCCAAAGAAAATGGTCCTAGACAAGTAGGCCtaattttcttcaaaaaatgCCAAATTGACACAAATGTATCATAAGGGTTCCTACAAATGTAAACAACCTTACATTTAGAGGTCACTATAGACCTAGGTAATGAATTGTAAggcacatgggatgaaaaaagcCTAGGAGAAGGAATGTTTAAGAGATTAGGAAATTGATTGTTTGCATAAACTTTATACTCCAAGAAAGGCACAAGATCATGAGGGTTAGAGGTTAACAAAGGATGTGTCTTGGAGCCAATATCAAACTTGTTACGGTTAACCACCGCGAAAACAAGGGCTTTTAGCCAAGTGGTTCCCGATTTTGGAACCGTGGCAACCATAACATCATTATCAAGAGCTTCAAAATGGGTTTGTGCCATCATTATAGCTTGAATTTCCTTGGGTTGACACCAAAAACCTTGAAATAGGTAAAGATATGGAGTTCTCCACCCTATAACTCTTGGAAGTGAAAGTAGTATTTGCTTACATTCCTTTGAAATTCCTTCAAATTCATCCATTTCTTGAGAATTTTTTTCTATGGGAAAGTGTAGAGTGcccatactttttttttttttttttgtaggtaaGAAAAGGTTGGTATAGAGAAGGGAAAATTAGAGAGATGTTGTATGTGTTTGTTGAAGTTGAAAAGCACGAGGATTTTTAGGCTATTTTTATAGTACGATTGATAGTGATCATGTTAACTATTCATAGAAATTCAACATTTTGCATGCATGACAAATACGGAGTACTATATAATATTTATGAGTTTGAGTGGGATACATGTATATATTCGAATGGTCCTACTTGAACAATAAATGACAAGCCGCAAAAGCAGAACGACCGAAATATAAGCAGTTGTTTACTTGTTTAGATCCCCGACCTGGAACTACTGAGTAGTACTTCAACTTTGAAGTATATCCCGTCCGTATAGAGTGGAATTACAAAAATTGAAGATAGTGAAGGATAATGATAAGGTGTTATCGGGTGGCGCCGAAATTGAAtgtcaccctctcacatgcatcCTTTATTAAAAAGGTCATCACTTattgcatgtgagagggtggcgccgaGATTGAGTGTCATCCGGTGGCAGGGGCGAAGCCGGAATTCCAAATATGGGATAGCGAAAAAATATACATCATAATCGTAAAATAAAGTAAAATTCATGGCGCGAGAGAATAAATTTAAGTCATGATTTCTAATTATGACAACCTAACACGAAAGAAACAAACAATAAACCGCGACAAAAACCTTATATCTGTTACGAAATATCTTtagatattatatggatgtccatatattTCCATATCTTTAGGAGATATTCTCTTACCATATTACGATGTACTCTTATACTATATATACTCCTTCCTATGAATGAAGCAAGATTATTCTTTCCGGTCTCTATATTCTCTCTATAACTCTCTATTATTcataacacgttatcagcacgagtctCTAACCCTAATCTAATTTTACTCATCCGACGGCAGGGCAGGTATTAGGTAATGATTTCATTACACAATCTAAAATCTAAACAAACAATACTTTGATTTGCGTGTCACATGTTTGCCTTATTCCTCTGTTAAGTCAACCAAAAATCTACATATGTAATAACCACGTGTAGTCATTCTTTTACACATGTTTGCACGTTACCCATTCACTGCATCTaatttgttattgttttttttttctcaatcaTTATTTTcaattgtaatttttattttcgTATATGTCTGATTATAATTGTGTTCtaatttatcttattttcttAATAGTTTAAACATGTCGAATTTGACCAAACTTGATTTTGCGGCCTTGGATATTTCTGGAAGTAATTATTCTGAATGGGTGTTAGATGCCGAGATGCATCTTAAGTCTTATGCCCTTGGTGATGCTATTAAAGTGGGCAATACAGCATCCGAACAAAATAAGGCACAAGCCATGATTTTGCTCCGTCGTCACCTCCATGAGGGCCTCAAATATGAATATTTGACAGTGAAAGTTCCTTTGATCTTATGGCAAAATCTGAAAGAAAGGTATGACCATCTTAAAACAGTAATTCTTCCTAAAGCAAAATTTGACTGGATTCACCTAAGGTTACAGGATTTCAAATCCGTTATTGAGTATAACTCAGCCATGCACAGAATCGCTTCACGGTTAACTTTGTGTGGAGAAAAGATATTTGATGCGGATATGTTGGAAAAAACATATCAGACCTTTCATAGTTCACAATTGCTCCTGTCGCAGCAATATCGCCAGAGAGGTTTTAAAAAATACTCTGAACTAGTTTCATGCTTATTGGTGGCTGAACAAAATAGCGAAATCCTGTTAAAAAACCATCAGTCCCGTCCTACTGGTACCGATCCATTGCCAGCAGTAAATGCCACAGTTTCTGGTCCATTCCCTGAAGTGAATGCGACAAGGTATGATAATAATCATAAATATTCGAGTCCCACAAGAAGTGGTGGCCGTGGACGAGGGCGAGGAAATTATCAAGGTGGTCGAGGCGGAAAATTTAAAAAGTCATATTCTCACCAAAAGGATGGTCCAtatgagaaaaatgaaaaaggCCTTGAAAATTTATGTCACCGTTGTGGTAGTATAGGTCATTGGGCTCGTACCTGTCGTACGCCTAAACATCTTGTGGATCTCTACCAGCAGTCTCAAAAAAATAACAAAGGGAAGAATATAGAAGCGAATTTTACTGATAAGCATGACAATTTTGAGACAAATTATGCCGATGGTGATAATTATCTATCTCCCAAATCTGGTGAATATTTGGATTTGGACGACTCAGATTTCTTAAATTATGACACTAGTGGAGAAATTGGCCCTTTGATTGGAGATGAAAGTGTCCAAAGATTGGACTAAATTTTATTCGTATTAATGATCAAGTTATTTATTTTCATTCAATTTAGCTACTAGTCGTATTTTGTTTTCGGATATTATTAAGTATGAGTGTTAAGTTTATTTAATGGATATTAccaataatttttatttataataattgaATATCGAATTTAGTTACAATCTCACTAAAGAATAGCAACAGAGGTGTGAAAAACTCTTATAGCATCATGTGAGAATGTTTTTCTCGGTTTCTAAGTTTTTTTTAATGTAGTTCAATTCCTTTTATGAATAAGTTGTTTGCACTTTGCACCATCGTTGTATCCCTTCCGCTTTAATTTATAATAGTCTTGGCTTGGCCGTCCCCAACTCCCCATTCCCTTGTCTCTGCAAGAATGATTATCTGAGTTTCCAAGTAAGTGACGCACACCCACGCAAAGTGCATACTTTTCCTTATTTTACGGCTTCCGTATTTGGGTTTTTCCTTATTATATACGGCTACCCTTTTTCCTTATTTTATCCCTTTCTGACTTATTGTATGTTTTTCTATATAAAATATTACGTACATACACCAAACAATTGTTACTTATTACACGTGTTAATATTGATAATATTTGCGTCTTGACGATCTAATTACACGTTTATGTTTACTTTTTTTATCCATGTAtcttatgtaatttattttataacGATTATGAGAGCTACATCTGAAGATGTATGTCTCGTGAACGATAAGAGTTTTGTGCAGTTGAATTTCATGCACTAGTAAACCTGAAGTTTACAGATAAAATAACTTTATTGTTTGGCATGACCGGTGTAGCCATCCCGGCTCATTAATGATGCGAAAAATCATTGAAAATTAATTTGGTCATTTATTGAAGAACCAGAAGATTCTTCAAACTAGTGATTTTTCATGTGTTACTTGTTGAGAAGGCAAGTTAATTATTAGACCATCACTTACAAAGATGGGAATGAATCCCTTACATTTGTGAAAAGGATACAAGGTATATATCCGCAGTGGACCATTTAGATATTTTATGGTTTTAATTGATGCATCAACTAAATGGTCACATATTTCTTTGTTGATAACTCGCAACCTGAAGTTTGCGAGAATACAAGGTCTAAATTACCTATTTAAGCATGGGGCATATAATTTTACATAAGGTAGCATTATTTTGCATCAGGCCAACGAGTTATTTACTACATGAGATTTATTTACAGTCATTTTGACGAGTCAATCTTCCCAACATTAGGGGGAGAAAATAAACAACTGGTGAAAGAGATAAGTTGGAATGAATTATCATTATCTCAGTTAGATGCCTTCACTGATCTAAAAGGCGTGATAAAATCCCATATACTAGTTGTAAATGCTCCAGCAAAATTTAATGTCCCTGAAGGACTTTTACTTGCAAATGAGTCTAAGGCACGCATGAAGCGTGGTAGACCAATTGGTTCCAAAGAAAAACAATCCTCGAATACAAAAAGGAGCAAAAGTTTATGATGGCAATATTGAGGATAAGATAGCTTTTGAAAAGCCCCTAGAAAAGCTTGGAGACATGACTAATGATATTAATCTAAAAGAGATTCAGGTACCTGAAAATAATGATTGTGAAGAGATCTCGATAAAttatgtcatgtcaagacaaatATGGAACCGAAATAAAATCGACGTCGATAAGTGGTGTTTTAGTATTTAATGTAGCGCTTGATATCATGCATGAAAGAAAAATGAGGATCATGAACCAAAGTCTGTTGATCAGTGCAGACATAAAATTTGATTGACCAAAAATGAAAAGATGCTATTGAAGCAGAATTTAAATCATTCCTAAACAGGAAGTGTTTAGGCAAGTAATTAATACGCACACGTAGTGGAGTAAAGCCTCTGAGCTAAAAATGGGTATTTGtgcggaaaaataaataaaatggtgAAATAGTCAGATATAATGCTCATTTAGTTGCACAATTATACCCGATATATTATTTCTATTAATCTTTTAACAGGGTATAGTTCTTGTCCCACCCAAAGGCATTGGAATTTACCGCTGTATTTTCAAGGTACGTATAATATGggtttatattattttattaaatgCAGAACATAGTTAGGCCGGTTTTGCGAATCTGAGTTATTGACAATTCACGGAGTTGATCTGAACTGTGAATGGTTATTCACCATGCGATCTACCTCAAAGAAATAAATCACCAACTATTTTACGTGAAGACAATACAGCTTGCATTGCTCAGCTTAAAGCAGGATTAATCAAGGACATTTTACCAAGGCACTTCCAAGCAAAACATTTCAGAAGCTAATCAATCTACTTCGGTTACGTCGTCTCAAGGATGTCAAGCAATGTTTTGATGAGGGGGAGTAAATACGCgttgcactctttttcccttagccatggttttgtcccacagGGTTTTCCaggcaaggtttttaacgaggcaaCACCTAGTGCGTATTACGGAGAttattgtactctttttcctttatTAGATTTTTGTCCCATAGGGTTTTTCTAGTAGAGGTTTTAATGAGGCATTTTCTCCGAtgatggacatccaagggggagtgttacgAAATATCTTtagatattatatggatgtccatatattTCCATATCTTTAGGAGATATTCTCTTACCATATTACGATGTACTCTTATACTATATATACTCCTTCCTATGAATGAAGCAAGATTATTCTTTCCGGTCTCTATATTCTCTCTATAACTCTCTATTATTCATAACAATATCCAATTTTCCCATATTTTTTATCTCGTTTCAGTAGTAACTGAATGAGAGGGTCCCATTAtataaaatacaactcaattaTTATcattaaatgattttttttttttataaaatacaCCGTCTTATTACGGTATAATatagagctgatcaagtgcgggcTAACCCGTTCGGCCCGGCCCGTCTAGCCCGCTTAGTAAACGGGCTTGGTCAAGAAAGTTTAAAAAATAAATGGGTAACGGGAACGTAATTAGACCCGCTAAAATAAATGGGCGGGCTTGGACTTGAAAAAATTGTCCATGGGCAATCCGCTAGGCCCGCTAGTAATCTtatgattttattttttataaaaaaaagaaTAACTTATAAATTACAAAATTTAGAATATATAGATAGAATAGTATATTCAAACTCCAAAATTTCAAGCAACTTAATAGACTAAACTTAAATTCCTGAAGAAACTAAACGGCCTACACTCTAAACCTTAACCGTATAAATTTTGAACCTCTaaaatctaaaagactaaacctAATACGTATAAAATACTAACCGAGCAAGCCAACATCATTGTTTAGTAGatttatttttgaatttaaaTATCTAATTAACAAGTAACGAAGACTATTATTTTCTAACCGTAAAATGTTTGTAAATTGAGCGACGTTAGACTTCTATGATTTTAAGAACAAAagtaaattaattttatttaggCCCACGGGCCGGCCCGCTTTCTTGTAGTGGCGGGCTTGGACAACGAAATATGGCCCGTTGTAGCGGGCACGGGCTACAAAATATGGTCCGCCGGACACTTTTTTCATGGTTTGGCCCGTCCatgtccggcccaagcccgctAATGATCACCTCTAGTATAATACAATCTTATGGATAATTCGTGAATTATTGCTAAGATCAATCATGCAAATTTTTATCTTCTTAGAAAACTACTAAGGCCAAAAAAAATTCAAGTGATTCAATTAAAGATAAAAAAGAAGATTCTAGTACTAAACATCAATAATTAGAAAATTTTAGAAAAATAATAAtcaattaaagaaaaaaaaggcaagtataaaataattataaatcAAATATACAATAATTATCTTAAAGAGGGATTTTAATGAAAGggacttgctaaatcccgcacactgTTTTACTCAATCCCGCACATTTTTCCCCATTTTTCAAAgtatacccctctcatttctcacCTTTCAAAGAAAGACACAAGATAGAGAAGGCCAATATACACCCCCATCCCCGCCACCGCCACCACCCCACCAGCCTTCCAACGCCGCCAACCACCCCTCCACACCCTAATCCCGCCGCCGACCACCCCTTCCTACACTCGACCCGTACGCGTAAAAATAATTTGTGCGTGCCAGTGGAGATAATGCCAACTACTATTTGTAAATCAATTGGTTCATTTATGTACTTATGCTCCACTTTTGATTGATTGATCTAATTGGATGAGAGAGCATATGGCATGGTGCAATGAAATTAAAGATTAGCaatagaaaaacaaaaaggaCGATTAATGGTTGGCACACCCAACCATAAACCATTAGAGTGGTCAATCAACGGCGACCGCCGAAACCCTAGATCTGTTGGTAGATTGTTTCGCGGAGTGATGGGGGAGACGTTAACTCGGTGGCCGACAGCGCTGGGAGGTTGGTGGGGAGGGTGCGGTTGCTGCGGTGGTCGAAGGGTGCGGTTACTGCGGTTATGAGTTTTTGCAACACGCGTGCAAGAATTGCGGTGCTTGGCGCGGTGGTGGGTGGTTGACACCGGTAAAAGGGCAGGGAGGGGTGAGCAGCGCGACTTAAGGTGGCCGACGGTAGGGGGAGGGGGTGGTTGGTTTTGGGTGTAGATGGAAATCGTTGTATACTGggttcccttttttttcttttttttctctctctcttgttTCTCTTTAGTGGGTgggaaatgagaggggtataTTCGGAATAAAAGGCAAAAATGTGCGGGATTGAGTAAATtagtgtgcgggatttagcaattacGTAATGAAATTGTTTGAGATTCTCCATCAATTAAGAAACATTTAATGAGAGTGATGAGAAAAAGTCgaaaacaatgaaaaaaaaaggatggGTGTGGGTTCGAACACTAGACTTGCTGCTTTAGATTTTCTTAACCTTACCACTGGAACACATGCTCTTTTTTGTCATTATAGCGTTATTGATCTTTATAATTATCCTATTACTATGATAGTTGGGGTAGCAGGAAATCGATTTttcaattattatttttttgctTGGGGGTAACGACGGCCACCCTTTGCCACTGCCTGGCTTCGCCCCTGTTCGGTGGCGCCAACTCATTTTCCTTAAAGATATCACTTCTTCCAAAATCGCCAAGttttgtatttattaaaaacaaTACTTATAGCGGTTCTGCTTAGGAGTGGTCAAACATTTAGGCCGGACGGGGCTTGGCTATGCAGACCCGTAATGGAGGTGGAGACGGAACGTGTCCGGGTTGAGGGAGCGTCGGGTTGGATTTATTCGACCCGAGCCCGGCCCTAGTTTTTGGCGAGCCAGGTCGGCCTGTCACGACTCACGAGTGATATGATACTTGACCCATTTTAAACTCAAGACAAATAGTAtagtcttaaatgagaatttgtcatACAGACAGACATCACCCATGGCCATGActgtagacctggcaaacagatcgggtcgtgtcgggttcgtgttcgtgtcacatgtaaacgggtcatattccctccaacccaaacccgaccccattaaatctcgtgtcgtgtccgtgtctaCCCAcctacataaatgggtcataaggcctcaaccctaacccgttaatttcgtgtcgagttcgtgtcgtgttttcgtgtcacgtccatattttgaaagtttaagtatatttatgtgatgcaggatcaagaaaaattaggattaatttagtaaacaggtcattcgtgtcgggttcgtgtttagagaggtcaaccctaacccaacccaattaaatatcgtgtcgtgttcgtgtcaacccacttacataaatgggtcattaagtctcaacccaaacccgttaatttcgtgtcgggttcgtgtcgtgttttcgtgtcgtgtctaTAGCCATGAGCCACAAATTTTTTATACCTTGAAATTATTGCGAAATTGTAACTATTTCGCAAAAACATAAGATTATATGGCAATATTTCGATAaatatttttgtttaaaattgtTTTGGACAATGTTATTCTTAAATTGAATATCAAAAATATTTTTTCTTGACATGGCATCGTTGTATTTGATAGATAACTAGTATAGACCTCGTGCAATCTATGCACAGTATAGATAGTATTTTACCTTTTTACtgtattatttatagattttaaattgagaattaattaatttttcatgttttttatcattatattttgatttgaaaaattaaaattagATTTACTAAAATTAAAACTGTAATAAATCATGAATGGGGTGTTTTTAATGTAAGTTTTTCTTTTACCGAAAAAGTAATGATATTTTTTAGGAAATATTTTTTAGGCAGGAAAAATGATACTTTCTTCTAATattttagtagataggggattaTAGCAATGAT from Silene latifolia isolate original U9 population chromosome 10, ASM4854445v1, whole genome shotgun sequence encodes:
- the LOC141608983 gene encoding cytosolic sulfotransferase 15-like, encoding MGTLHFPIEKNSQEMDEFEGISKECKQILLSLPRVIGWRTPYLYLFQGFWCQPKEIQAIMMAQTHFEALDNDVMVATVPKSGTTWLKALVFAVVNRNKFDIGSKTHPLLTSNPHDLVPFLEYKVYANNQFPNLLNIPSPRLFSSHVPYNSLPRSIVTSKCKVVYICRNPYDTFVSIWHFLKKIRPTCLGPFSLEEAFDMYCKGHVGYGPYWDHMLQYWEESIRAPEKVMFLKYEDLKSDVSFQLRKLADFLGYPFTAAEEENGVVDAISKLCSFDQMKDLEVNKKGKSILYFENQGLFRKGEVGDWMNLLSVEMVERLSRIMEQKLDGSELQFPSFNTNK
- the LOC141607561 gene encoding uncharacterized protein LOC141607561 produces the protein MSNLTKLDFAALDISGSNYSEWVLDAEMHLKSYALGDAIKVGNTASEQNKAQAMILLRRHLHEGLKYEYLTVKVPLILWQNLKERYDHLKTVILPKAKFDWIHLRLQDFKSVIEYNSAMHRIASRLTLCGEKIFDADMLEKTYQTFHSSQLLLSQQYRQRGFKKYSELVSCLLVAEQNSEILLKNHQSRPTGTDPLPAVNATVSGPFPEVNATRYDNNHKYSSPTRSGGRGRGRGNYQGGRGGKFKKSYSHQKDGPYEKNEKGLENLCHRCGSIGHWARTCRTPKHLVDLYQQSQKNNKGKNIEANFTDKHDNFETNYADGDNYLSPKSGEYLDLDDSDFLNYDTSGEIGPLIGDESVQRLD